One genomic region from Acidimicrobiales bacterium encodes:
- a CDS encoding PIG-L deacetylase family protein: protein MADLVGVAPASALAVYAHPDDPEVACAGTLARWARAGAEVHLVVCTLGDKGSADPGTDPAALAERRAGEVAAAAAVLGLAGVVRLGYPDGEIANDAGLRERLVGEIRRVRPEAVLSPDPTAVFFGDTYVNHRDHREVGWAVLDACSPAAASPLYFRSAGPAHQVRALYLSGTLEPDVWVDVTDTLDAKVEALRCHRSQLGDDGVELVGDVLRRRAAEAGRQAGVPYAEGYRRVRLA from the coding sequence ATGGCCGACCTCGTCGGCGTCGCGCCGGCCAGCGCGCTCGCCGTCTACGCCCATCCCGACGACCCCGAGGTCGCCTGCGCCGGCACCCTGGCCCGGTGGGCGCGGGCCGGCGCGGAGGTCCACCTCGTGGTCTGCACCCTGGGCGACAAGGGGAGCGCCGACCCTGGCACCGACCCGGCCGCGCTGGCCGAGCGGCGGGCCGGCGAGGTCGCCGCCGCCGCCGCCGTCCTCGGCCTGGCCGGGGTGGTGCGGCTCGGCTACCCCGACGGCGAGATCGCCAACGACGCCGGCCTGCGGGAGCGGCTGGTCGGCGAGATCCGCCGGGTCCGCCCCGAGGCCGTGCTGAGCCCCGACCCGACGGCCGTGTTCTTCGGCGACACCTACGTGAACCACCGCGACCACCGGGAGGTGGGGTGGGCGGTGCTCGACGCCTGCTCGCCGGCGGCCGCCAGCCCGCTGTACTTCCGCTCGGCCGGCCCGGCCCACCAGGTGCGGGCCCTGTACCTGTCCGGGACCCTCGAGCCCGACGTGTGGGTGGACGTGACCGACACGCTCGACGCCAAGGTCGAGGCGCTGCGCTGCCACCGCAGCCAGCTGGGCGACGACGGGGTCGAGCTGGTCGGCGACGTGCTGCGGCGGCGGGCCGCCGAGGCCGGCCGCCAGGCCGGCGTGCCCTACGCCGAGGGCTACCGGCGGGTGCGCCTGGCCTGA
- a CDS encoding GntG family PLP-dependent aldolase — MTAERVDLRSDTVTRPSAAMRRAMAEAEVGDDGFGDDPTVHRLQEAFAARVGKEAALFVPSGVMANQIALRLLGRPGTAVVAGRRQHVVTYERGGAATNAPVQFHLVDDEDGTLDVEAVRWAVEAAEHHYPDVSAVFVENTHMPSGGTCWPLDRLREVAAVGPPVHLDGARLFNAEVATGVPAADYAAPAATVMCCLSKGLGAPIGSLIAGSADLVDAAADERKRLGGAMRQVGIIAAAGLLALEQNVERLAEDHERAARLAEAVAERWPDGGLDPASVTTNAVIWRHPDPAAVVVHLHDQGVLAGTIAPGVLRMMTHLDVDDEGVERAAKAIASAP, encoded by the coding sequence GTGACCGCCGAACGGGTCGACCTCCGCTCCGACACCGTGACCCGGCCGAGCGCGGCGATGCGCCGGGCGATGGCCGAGGCCGAGGTCGGCGACGACGGCTTCGGCGACGACCCGACGGTCCACCGCCTCCAGGAGGCGTTCGCGGCGCGGGTGGGCAAGGAGGCGGCGCTGTTCGTGCCGTCCGGGGTGATGGCCAACCAGATCGCCCTCCGCCTGCTCGGCCGCCCGGGCACGGCCGTCGTCGCCGGCCGCCGCCAGCACGTCGTCACCTACGAGCGGGGCGGGGCGGCGACGAACGCTCCCGTGCAGTTCCACCTCGTCGACGACGAGGACGGCACCCTCGACGTCGAGGCCGTGCGCTGGGCCGTCGAGGCGGCCGAGCACCACTACCCGGACGTGTCGGCGGTGTTCGTCGAGAACACGCACATGCCGTCCGGCGGCACGTGCTGGCCCCTCGACCGGCTGCGCGAGGTGGCCGCCGTCGGCCCGCCCGTCCACCTCGACGGCGCCCGCCTGTTCAACGCCGAGGTGGCGACCGGGGTGCCGGCCGCCGACTACGCGGCGCCCGCCGCCACCGTGATGTGCTGCCTCTCGAAGGGGCTCGGCGCGCCGATCGGCTCGCTGATCGCCGGATCGGCCGACCTGGTCGACGCGGCCGCCGACGAGCGCAAGCGGCTGGGCGGGGCCATGCGCCAGGTGGGGATCATCGCCGCCGCCGGCCTGCTCGCCCTCGAGCAGAACGTGGAGCGGCTGGCCGAGGACCACGAGCGGGCGGCGCGGCTGGCCGAGGCGGTGGCCGAGCGGTGGCCCGACGGCGGCCTCGACCCGGCGTCGGTGACGACCAACGCCGTCATCTGGCGCCACCCCGACCCGGCGGCCGTCGTCGTCCACCTGCACGACCAGGGCGTGCTGGCCGGCACGATCGCGCCGGGCGTGCTGCGGATGATGACCCACCTCGACGTCGACGACGAGGGCGTGGAGCGGGCGGCGAAGGCCATCGCGTCGGCCCCCTGA